A region of Mesorhizobium sp. M3A.F.Ca.ET.080.04.2.1 DNA encodes the following proteins:
- a CDS encoding substrate-binding domain-containing protein, with amino-acid sequence MTAFMPKINRFTLAFGVALAMSAIGAAKAEDGEYGVLMKTLANPFWGAMAQGVADGAKEAGVKYFQQAAESDQAAEPQLNLCNTMLERKPVAMITAAINSTNLLPCLKSAQDAGIKIVDLDNNLDQAVLDKEGVKVTFHIGSDNVAAGAQGAEYLVSKLGKDAKGPVLVIEGLSGNITGEKRAKGFADKLKELAPGLQIVASLPGDWDRNKSASIATDTLTAHPDLVAIFCANDTMALGAVESIYAGGKGEQVTIIGVDGNVDAVKSIKEGRLNASVAQLPYLVGKQAVENVKKALAGEKVEESVAVPTLVLTKDLIDAGKEPMLQYVK; translated from the coding sequence ATGACAGCATTCATGCCTAAGATAAATCGATTTACGCTTGCCTTTGGCGTCGCTTTGGCAATGTCGGCCATCGGTGCTGCGAAGGCCGAGGACGGCGAATATGGCGTGCTGATGAAGACGCTCGCCAATCCGTTCTGGGGCGCTATGGCCCAGGGCGTGGCCGACGGCGCCAAGGAAGCCGGCGTGAAATACTTCCAGCAGGCGGCCGAAAGCGACCAGGCGGCCGAGCCGCAGCTCAACCTCTGCAACACCATGCTGGAACGCAAGCCGGTGGCGATGATCACGGCTGCCATCAACTCGACCAACCTCCTGCCTTGCCTGAAGTCGGCGCAGGACGCCGGCATCAAGATCGTCGACCTCGACAACAATCTCGACCAGGCGGTCCTCGACAAGGAAGGCGTCAAGGTCACCTTCCATATCGGTTCCGACAATGTGGCTGCGGGCGCGCAAGGGGCCGAATACCTCGTCTCCAAGCTCGGCAAGGATGCCAAGGGTCCGGTGCTGGTGATCGAAGGCCTGTCGGGCAACATCACCGGCGAGAAGCGCGCCAAGGGCTTTGCCGACAAGCTCAAGGAGCTGGCGCCCGGGTTGCAGATCGTCGCTTCGCTGCCGGGTGATTGGGATCGCAACAAGTCGGCCTCGATCGCCACCGACACGCTGACGGCGCATCCCGATCTCGTTGCCATTTTCTGCGCCAATGACACCATGGCGCTGGGCGCCGTGGAGTCGATCTATGCTGGTGGCAAGGGTGAGCAAGTGACGATCATCGGCGTCGACGGCAATGTCGATGCGGTGAAGTCGATCAAGGAAGGCCGCCTCAACGCCTCCGTTGCGCAGCTTCCCTATCTGGTCGGCAAGCAGGCGGTCGAGAACGTCAAGAAGGCACTGGCCGGCGAGAAGGTCGAGGAGAGCGTCGCCGTGCCAACCCTGGTGCTGACCAAGGACCTGATCGACGCCGGCAAGGAGCCGATGCTGCAGTATGTGAAGTGA
- a CDS encoding ABC transporter permease, which translates to MSSETAQPGFWARVQRTSVERLHIRLESLLVLLGLSAAMALLSPFFLSLSNFLNILLATSTIGVLAIAATFVIGSGGLDLSLGSVMGLAGVMGAFVVVNLGWPSVFLVIVCILAGGIAGYINGQLVTRAFVPAFIVTLGMLGLARGLALVISQGRAIYGLPPEIVYIGQGRPFGIPMPVIIFVLTAIVAHAVLAYTRFGRHTLALGDSEGAARAAGIRVEHHRRIIYTLSGALAGLAGLLFTARVNAGDPTAGINYELTAITAAIIGGTNLFGGRASILGTMIGALIMGVLQNGLTLLAVQSYYQQMAIGAVLILAVFIDQYQVRKESRV; encoded by the coding sequence ATGTCTTCCGAAACGGCGCAGCCCGGTTTCTGGGCTCGGGTGCAGCGCACATCCGTCGAACGGCTCCACATCAGGCTGGAGTCGCTGCTGGTGCTGCTGGGGTTGAGCGCGGCGATGGCTTTGCTGTCGCCTTTCTTCCTGTCGCTCAGCAATTTCCTCAACATCCTTTTGGCGACCTCGACGATTGGGGTTCTGGCAATCGCCGCCACCTTCGTCATCGGCTCGGGCGGGCTCGATCTATCGCTCGGCTCGGTGATGGGGCTCGCCGGCGTGATGGGAGCCTTCGTCGTCGTCAATCTCGGCTGGCCGTCAGTCTTCTTGGTGATTGTCTGCATCCTTGCAGGCGGCATCGCCGGCTACATCAACGGACAACTCGTCACCCGCGCCTTTGTGCCGGCCTTCATCGTCACGCTCGGAATGCTCGGCCTGGCGCGCGGGTTGGCGCTCGTCATCTCGCAGGGCAGGGCGATCTATGGCTTGCCGCCCGAGATCGTCTATATCGGGCAAGGGAGGCCCTTTGGCATTCCGATGCCGGTGATCATCTTCGTGCTCACCGCGATCGTCGCGCACGCGGTGCTCGCCTATACGCGCTTCGGCCGGCACACGCTGGCGCTTGGCGACAGCGAGGGTGCGGCGCGCGCTGCCGGCATCCGGGTCGAACATCACCGCCGCATCATCTACACGCTGTCCGGCGCGCTCGCCGGTCTTGCCGGCCTGCTCTTCACCGCCCGGGTCAACGCCGGCGACCCGACCGCCGGCATCAACTATGAGCTTACCGCGATCACCGCCGCGATCATCGGCGGCACCAACCTGTTCGGCGGCCGCGCCTCGATCCTCGGCACGATGATCGGCGCGCTGATCATGGGGGTGCTGCAGAACGGGCTGACGCTGCTTGCGGTGCAGTCCTATTACCAACAGATGGCGATCGGCGCGGTGCTGATCCTCGCCGTCTTCATCGACCAGTATCAGGTCAGGAAGGAGTCGCGCGTATGA
- a CDS encoding ATP-binding cassette domain-containing protein: MTLLSLHGIRKSFGAVDVLHGVDLAVAAGEVVGLVGDNGAGKSTLMKTITGIYRADTGSIEFDGKDILALDPGQRRRLGIEMIYQDLSLAKQQDVASNIFLGREPTKRLFGLFPGFVDKASMDREAARMVARLGAHLPSINRSVGSFSGGQQQTVAIARALTFNPKLVIMDEPTAALAVREVQSVLDLIRRLKSEGIAVILISHRLNDVLSVTDRIVVLRHGRADADLVTAKTNMNEVVSRIVGGGDTAAAAAHEQRG; encoded by the coding sequence ATGACCCTTCTCTCGCTCCACGGCATTCGGAAGAGCTTCGGCGCGGTCGATGTGCTGCACGGCGTCGACCTGGCGGTCGCGGCCGGCGAAGTGGTCGGGCTGGTCGGCGACAATGGCGCCGGCAAATCGACGCTGATGAAGACCATCACCGGCATCTACCGCGCCGACACCGGATCGATCGAGTTCGACGGCAAGGACATCCTTGCGCTCGATCCCGGTCAGCGGCGGCGACTTGGCATCGAGATGATCTATCAGGATCTTTCGCTCGCCAAACAACAGGACGTCGCCTCCAACATCTTTCTCGGCCGCGAGCCGACGAAGCGGCTGTTCGGCCTTTTCCCCGGCTTCGTCGACAAGGCCTCGATGGATCGCGAGGCAGCGCGGATGGTCGCGCGGCTGGGGGCGCATCTGCCCTCGATCAACCGCTCGGTCGGTTCGTTCTCGGGCGGCCAGCAGCAGACGGTGGCGATCGCCCGTGCTCTCACTTTCAATCCGAAGCTCGTCATCATGGACGAGCCGACGGCGGCGCTTGCCGTGCGCGAAGTGCAGAGCGTGCTCGACCTGATCCGCCGACTGAAGTCGGAAGGCATCGCTGTGATCCTGATCTCGCACCGGCTGAACGACGTGCTGTCGGTCACGGACCGCATCGTCGTGCTCCGCCACGGCCGCGCGGACGCTGACTTGGTCACCGCCAAGACGAATATGAATGAAGTCGTCAGCCGCATCGTCGGCGGCGGCGACACGGCCGCCGCGGCGGCGCATGAACAACGAGGCTGA
- a CDS encoding sugar phosphate isomerase/epimerase family protein, whose product MNTFGLHTFAIAPVWDLARIEPQMDRLKELGIGLMEIPLLRPEEIDTKRTRGFASHYGVQLIPSLGLPRALDVVERPEEALDFLQPAFKVCNEVGSEALGGVTYGTIGKTTGRAPTQREIDGMCRFLERAAKSAKSRSLKLGVEPCNRYETHLMNRGIDAARIIERIGADNIFIHLDTYHMHIEEESFAAGFEAAAPFLGYVHVSEANRGVPGRGMLNWAACMKAIADIGYQGPITLESMNHVDVDIAGGLAVWRPVAEDPRDVIEVGLPFLREEARKAGLTLG is encoded by the coding sequence ATGAACACCTTTGGACTGCACACTTTCGCCATCGCACCGGTCTGGGACCTTGCCCGCATCGAGCCGCAGATGGACAGGCTGAAGGAGCTCGGCATCGGCCTGATGGAAATCCCGCTGCTCAGACCCGAGGAGATCGACACCAAGCGCACCCGCGGCTTCGCCAGTCACTACGGCGTCCAGCTCATTCCGTCGCTCGGGCTACCGCGCGCGCTCGACGTGGTCGAGCGCCCGGAAGAGGCGCTCGATTTCCTGCAACCGGCCTTCAAGGTGTGCAACGAGGTCGGCAGCGAGGCGCTGGGCGGCGTCACCTATGGCACGATCGGCAAGACCACTGGCCGGGCGCCGACGCAAAGAGAGATCGACGGCATGTGCCGCTTCCTCGAACGTGCCGCGAAGTCGGCGAAGTCGCGCAGCCTGAAGCTCGGTGTCGAACCCTGCAATCGCTACGAGACGCATCTCATGAACCGCGGCATCGATGCGGCGCGCATCATCGAGCGCATCGGCGCCGACAACATCTTCATCCATCTCGACACTTACCACATGCATATCGAGGAAGAGAGCTTTGCCGCGGGCTTCGAGGCGGCAGCACCCTTCCTCGGCTATGTTCATGTGTCGGAGGCCAATCGCGGCGTGCCGGGGCGCGGCATGCTGAACTGGGCGGCCTGCATGAAGGCGATCGCCGACATCGGCTATCAAGGGCCGATCACGCTCGAAAGCATGAACCATGTCGATGTCGATATCGCCGGTGGGCTCGCCGTCTGGCGGCCGGTGGCGGAAGATCCGCGCGACGTCATCGAGGTCGGCTTGCCCTTCCTGCGCGAGGAAGCGAGGAAGGCTGGGCTGACTTTGGGCTAA
- the pcaD gene encoding 3-oxoadipate enol-lactonase: protein MPFVSIGGVTLHHRYVEAAASARPIIFINSLGTDFRIWDEIVARLAGEMPLLLYDKRGHGLSDLGEGVRSIDDHVDDLSALIDHFSFDKVVLCGLSVGGMVAQRFYARRPGCVEALILSDTAHKIGTDESWNSRIATIERDGIEAIADGVMKVWFTPEFHAGRSAELAGCRNMLTRQALAGYVGTCIAVRDTDFTDSARRIAVPTLCIVGDQDGSTPPDLVRSLAGLIPGARFEVIRDAGHITCIEQPDALATLVRGFVASLGKERRAHE, encoded by the coding sequence GTGCCATTCGTCAGCATCGGCGGCGTCACGCTGCACCACCGCTATGTCGAAGCGGCGGCTAGCGCGCGGCCAATCATCTTCATCAACTCGCTCGGCACCGACTTCCGCATCTGGGACGAGATCGTCGCACGGCTTGCCGGCGAAATGCCGTTGCTGCTCTACGACAAGCGCGGCCATGGGCTGTCGGATCTGGGCGAGGGCGTGCGTTCGATCGACGACCACGTCGACGATCTCAGCGCCCTGATCGACCACTTCAGCTTCGACAAGGTCGTGCTCTGTGGCCTGTCGGTCGGCGGCATGGTGGCGCAGCGGTTCTATGCGCGACGGCCGGGATGCGTCGAGGCGCTGATCCTCAGCGATACAGCGCACAAGATCGGAACAGACGAAAGCTGGAACAGCCGCATCGCAACCATCGAGCGCGACGGCATCGAGGCGATCGCCGACGGTGTCATGAAAGTGTGGTTCACGCCGGAGTTTCATGCGGGGCGCAGCGCCGAACTTGCCGGCTGCCGCAACATGCTGACCAGGCAGGCCTTGGCTGGCTATGTCGGCACCTGCATCGCGGTCCGCGATACCGACTTCACCGACAGCGCGCGCCGCATCGCGGTGCCGACGCTCTGCATCGTCGGCGACCAGGATGGTTCCACTCCGCCCGACCTTGTCCGCTCATTGGCCGGTCTGATCCCGGGCGCGCGCTTCGAGGTGATCCGTGATGCCGGGCACATTACCTGCATAGAGCAGCCCGACGCGCTCGCCACCTTGGTCCGCGGCTTCGTCGCCTCGCTCGGCAAGGAAAGGCGGGCCCATGAATGA
- a CDS encoding 3-carboxy-cis,cis-muconate cycloisomerase: MTVSPFDHPLLSGLLGDEEAARHFSVEADIAAMLAFERALAEAEAECGVIPNDAEAAILQALAAFRPDTAKLRAGVVHDGIVVPELVRQVRAAVGEPYAQFVHFGATSQDVVDTSLVLRLTSAVEHIGLLLSENIVRLTNLEEEFGSRALMAVTRMQPAIPITVADRISCWRAPLERHQQRFQEQAGRLLVVQFGGAAGTLDKLGNKAPAVRAALAARLGLADGPQWHSQRDALAEFAAWMSLVTGSLGKFGQDIALMALTGADIELSGGGGSSAMPQRHNPVKAEALVAIARFNATQLAGTHQALVHEQERSGSAWTLEWLILPQMVVATAAALRLAAELAAQIESLGH, from the coding sequence ATGACCGTATCGCCCTTCGATCATCCGCTGCTTTCCGGCCTGCTCGGCGACGAAGAGGCGGCGCGGCATTTTTCCGTAGAAGCCGACATTGCGGCGATGCTCGCCTTCGAGCGGGCGCTGGCCGAAGCCGAGGCTGAATGCGGCGTGATCCCGAATGATGCGGAGGCGGCGATCCTCCAGGCACTGGCTGCGTTCCGGCCGGACACGGCGAAGCTGCGCGCCGGGGTCGTTCATGACGGTATCGTGGTGCCGGAACTGGTGCGCCAGGTCAGGGCGGCCGTCGGTGAGCCATACGCGCAATTTGTCCACTTCGGCGCGACCAGCCAGGACGTCGTCGACACTTCCCTGGTGCTGCGCCTGACCTCGGCGGTCGAGCATATCGGCCTGCTGCTCAGCGAAAATATCGTGCGGCTTACCAATCTCGAAGAGGAGTTCGGGAGTAGGGCGCTGATGGCGGTGACGCGCATGCAGCCGGCAATTCCGATCACCGTGGCAGACCGAATAAGCTGCTGGCGGGCGCCGCTCGAGCGACACCAGCAACGCTTCCAGGAACAGGCGGGCCGGCTGCTCGTGGTGCAGTTCGGCGGCGCGGCCGGCACGCTCGACAAACTTGGCAACAAAGCGCCCGCCGTCCGCGCGGCCCTCGCTGCCAGGCTCGGGCTGGCCGACGGGCCGCAATGGCATAGCCAGCGCGATGCGCTCGCCGAGTTCGCCGCCTGGATGTCGCTGGTTACCGGCAGCCTGGGCAAGTTCGGCCAGGACATCGCGCTGATGGCGCTGACCGGCGCCGACATCGAACTGTCCGGCGGCGGCGGCTCGTCGGCCATGCCGCAAAGGCACAACCCGGTGAAGGCCGAAGCGCTGGTCGCGATCGCGCGTTTCAATGCCACGCAACTTGCCGGAACGCACCAAGCGCTCGTGCATGAGCAGGAGCGCTCAGGCTCCGCCTGGACGCTGGAATGGCTCATCCTGCCGCAGATGGTGGTGGCGACGGCTGCCGCGCTCAGGCTCGCGGCCGAGCTTGCCGCGCAAATCGAAAGTCTCGGACACTAA
- the pcaF gene encoding 3-oxoadipyl-CoA thiolase, giving the protein MAEAFICDYIRTPIGRFGGALSSVRADDLAAMPLKALMDRNAGLDWGAVDDVIYGCANQAGEDNRNVARMALLLARLPQEIPGSTVNRLCGSGMDAITIAARAIKADEAELMVAGGVESMTRAPFVMPKADAAFSRNAEIYDTTIGWRFINPLMKQQYGIDSMPETGENVAEDFSVSRADQDAFALRSQDKAMAAQANGRLAKEIVLVTIPQRKGQPVLVSKDEHPRAGTTIEALAKLPTPFRRGGTVTAGNASGVNDGAAALIVASEAAAKKHGLTPLARILGGAVAGVAPRIMGIGPAPATKKLCARLGLTPHQFDTVELNEAFASQAIAVLRELGLAEDAPHINPNGGAIALGHPLGMSGARITGTAALELRERGGRYALATMCIGVGQGIAVALERV; this is encoded by the coding sequence ATGGCCGAAGCATTCATCTGCGATTACATCCGCACGCCGATCGGCCGCTTCGGCGGTGCGCTGTCCTCGGTACGCGCGGACGATCTCGCCGCCATGCCGCTGAAGGCCCTCATGGATCGCAATGCCGGCCTCGACTGGGGCGCAGTCGACGACGTCATCTATGGCTGCGCCAACCAGGCCGGCGAGGACAATCGCAACGTGGCGCGCATGGCGCTGCTGCTCGCCCGGCTGCCGCAGGAGATTCCGGGTTCCACCGTCAACCGCCTGTGCGGTTCCGGCATGGATGCAATCACCATCGCCGCCCGCGCCATCAAGGCGGACGAAGCCGAGTTGATGGTCGCCGGCGGAGTCGAATCGATGACCCGCGCACCCTTCGTCATGCCGAAAGCCGACGCCGCCTTCTCGCGCAACGCCGAAATCTACGACACAACCATCGGCTGGCGCTTCATCAACCCGCTGATGAAGCAGCAGTACGGCATCGATTCCATGCCCGAGACCGGCGAGAACGTCGCCGAGGATTTCTCGGTCAGCAGAGCCGACCAGGACGCCTTCGCCCTGCGCAGCCAGGACAAGGCGATGGCCGCGCAGGCCAACGGCCGGCTGGCGAAGGAGATCGTGCTCGTGACGATCCCGCAGAGAAAGGGCCAACCAGTCCTTGTGTCCAAGGACGAGCATCCGCGCGCGGGAACGACCATCGAAGCACTGGCAAAATTGCCGACGCCGTTCCGCCGAGGCGGTACGGTGACCGCCGGCAATGCCTCGGGCGTCAATGACGGCGCGGCGGCTCTCATCGTCGCCTCGGAAGCGGCGGCCAAGAAGCATGGCCTGACGCCGCTTGCCCGCATCCTCGGCGGTGCCGTCGCAGGTGTAGCCCCGCGCATCATGGGCATCGGCCCGGCACCAGCCACGAAGAAGCTTTGCGCCCGCCTCGGCCTGACGCCGCACCAGTTCGACACGGTCGAGCTCAATGAGGCCTTCGCCTCGCAAGCCATTGCCGTCCTGCGTGAACTCGGTCTTGCCGAGGACGCTCCGCACATCAATCCCAATGGCGGTGCAATTGCGCTCGGCCACCCGCTCGGCATGTCGGGCGCCCGCATCACCGGCACGGCGGCGCTGGAGTTGCGCGAACGCGGCGGCCGCTACGCTTTGGCCACCATGTGCATCGGCGTCGGCCAAGGCATCGCGGTCGCGCTGGAACGGGTTTGA
- a CDS encoding CoA-transferase subunit beta has protein sequence MSDGKELGFTPNEMMTIAASRALTNDDVCFVGIGAPSAACNVARLTHAPDITLIYESGTIGTAPNVLPLSIGDGELCETAVTTVTVPEMFRYWLQGGRISIGFLGAAQLDKFGNINTTVIGDYARPKTRLPGGGGAPEIATSSRQVYITMAQSKRGMVEKIDFFTSFGHGQGGDHRKRLGIDTAGPTLLITDLAIWRPDPVTKEFAVVSLHPGVSREQVQVTCGWTVKFAGTLDETPAPTELELKTLRDLQARTRAAHAATGKGKAA, from the coding sequence ATGAGCGACGGGAAGGAACTGGGCTTCACGCCCAACGAGATGATGACGATTGCGGCCAGCCGTGCGCTGACGAATGATGATGTCTGCTTCGTCGGCATCGGCGCGCCGTCTGCCGCCTGCAACGTTGCACGCCTGACGCACGCGCCCGACATCACGCTGATATACGAGAGCGGCACCATCGGGACCGCGCCCAATGTCCTGCCGCTGTCGATCGGCGACGGCGAATTGTGCGAGACCGCCGTCACCACCGTCACGGTGCCGGAGATGTTCCGCTACTGGCTGCAGGGCGGCCGCATTTCGATCGGCTTTCTGGGAGCCGCCCAGCTCGACAAGTTCGGCAACATCAACACCACCGTTATCGGCGACTACGCTCGTCCCAAGACGCGGCTGCCCGGCGGCGGCGGCGCGCCGGAGATCGCGACCTCGTCGCGGCAGGTCTACATCACCATGGCACAGTCGAAGCGCGGCATGGTCGAGAAGATCGACTTCTTCACCTCTTTCGGCCATGGCCAGGGCGGCGATCACCGCAAGCGCCTCGGCATCGACACCGCCGGCCCAACGCTCTTGATCACCGATCTTGCCATCTGGAGGCCGGACCCCGTTACAAAGGAATTTGCGGTCGTCTCCCTGCATCCGGGTGTCAGCCGCGAACAGGTGCAGGTGACCTGTGGCTGGACGGTCAAGTTCGCCGGGACCCTCGACGAGACGCCGGCGCCGACGGAACTCGAACTGAAGACGTTGCGCGACCTGCAGGCCCGCACCAGGGCCGCACATGCAGCAACCGGCAAAGGGAAAGCGGCATAG
- a CDS encoding CoA transferase subunit A, with product MVKFLPLKQAVAENLHDGDAVAFEGFTHLIPTAAAHEAIRQGFRDLTLIRMTPDLIYDQMVGMGMAKKMVFSYLGNPGVGLLRRVRDAIENGYPREVEVEEHSHAGMANAYEAGAAGLPCAVFRGYRGAGLAEVNPNIRTIACPFTGELLAAVPALRPDVTFIHAQKADRKGNVLVEGIVGIHKEAVLAAKRAVATVEEVVDNFNDLHPNLTVLPSWTIAAISVVPGGSHPSYTHGYYERDNAAYLEWDEIAADRDRFQAWMRNNVIESSADDFAARVEHLRKAA from the coding sequence ATGGTCAAGTTCCTGCCGCTGAAACAAGCCGTCGCGGAAAATCTGCATGACGGCGACGCGGTCGCGTTTGAAGGCTTCACGCATCTGATCCCGACCGCCGCCGCGCATGAGGCGATCCGCCAGGGTTTTCGCGACCTGACGCTGATCCGCATGACGCCCGACCTGATCTACGACCAGATGGTCGGCATGGGCATGGCGAAGAAGATGGTGTTCTCCTATCTCGGCAACCCGGGCGTCGGGCTGCTGAGGCGCGTTCGTGACGCTATCGAGAACGGCTACCCGCGCGAAGTCGAGGTCGAGGAGCACAGCCACGCCGGCATGGCCAATGCCTATGAGGCGGGCGCGGCCGGCCTCCCCTGCGCGGTGTTTCGGGGCTATCGCGGCGCCGGGCTTGCCGAGGTCAATCCCAACATCAGGACCATCGCCTGCCCTTTCACCGGCGAGCTGCTTGCCGCCGTTCCGGCGCTCAGGCCCGACGTCACCTTCATCCATGCCCAGAAGGCCGACCGCAAAGGCAATGTCCTGGTCGAAGGCATCGTCGGCATCCACAAGGAGGCAGTGCTCGCCGCCAAGCGCGCCGTGGCGACGGTGGAGGAAGTAGTCGACAATTTCAACGACTTGCACCCCAACCTCACAGTGCTGCCGAGTTGGACGATCGCAGCGATTTCGGTCGTACCGGGCGGCTCGCATCCCTCCTACACGCATGGCTATTACGAGCGCGACAACGCCGCCTATCTCGAATGGGACGAGATCGCTGCCGACCGCGACCGTTTCCAGGCCTGGATGCGGAACAACGTCATCGAGAGCAGCGCGGATGACTTTGCCGCCCGCGTCGAGCATCTGAGGAAGGCCGCATGA
- the hutH gene encoding histidine ammonia-lyase, whose translation MSPLVLTGAGVSIEDVEAVARRACRVEVTPTVIERLVKARQVLDDAAASGQQIYGLNTGLGANLVTSVEGDAGAFQRQLLDGRGAAVGAALPMQLVRATMFARIAMLSAGGSGLSPHVFSALVDALNAGIHPVIPSLGSIGAGDLVLMTPIARVLIGEDDADYQGRRMPAAKALMMARLAPVSLAAKDGLSLINASAVSVGAGALALVDALSALEQQQQAGALSMAGLAANRTILDPRLHLARPAACQQVAARTLRELLAGDEALAPTALQDPLSVRCMPSIHGALIQAIDHARLAVEIELNAAADNPLVLVDDALVLSTGNFHTASLALAFETLGLAIAQTAAASAARFIQLTGSGRNGLPRYLSPLGGVSAGFVPLQKTATAILTGIRHKANPVMLDFLPVSEGVEDHATQTLLAITKCADMITLWRRLIALELMAGAQAADLREGLTLPPATGVIRAAVRTFVQPLKEDRPLGPEAEALYGALADGGWLA comes from the coding sequence ATGAGCCCGCTCGTTCTCACCGGCGCCGGCGTCAGCATCGAGGATGTCGAGGCTGTCGCGCGCAGGGCCTGCAGGGTCGAGGTCACGCCGACCGTCATCGAGCGATTGGTCAAGGCGCGCCAGGTGCTCGATGACGCTGCCGCGTCGGGGCAGCAGATCTACGGGCTGAATACCGGCCTTGGCGCCAATCTCGTCACCTCGGTTGAGGGCGACGCCGGTGCGTTCCAGCGGCAGTTGCTGGACGGCCGCGGCGCCGCGGTCGGCGCCGCGCTGCCCATGCAGCTCGTGCGGGCGACGATGTTTGCCCGCATCGCCATGCTTTCGGCCGGCGGCTCGGGTCTCTCGCCGCATGTGTTCAGCGCGCTGGTCGACGCGCTCAACGCCGGTATCCATCCCGTCATCCCGTCGCTGGGTTCGATCGGCGCCGGAGATCTTGTGCTGATGACGCCGATCGCCCGGGTGCTGATCGGCGAGGATGATGCCGACTATCAGGGCCGGCGCATGCCCGCGGCCAAGGCGCTGATGATGGCGCGCCTTGCCCCCGTCAGCCTGGCGGCGAAGGACGGCCTGTCGCTCATCAACGCCTCGGCCGTCTCCGTTGGCGCCGGCGCCTTGGCGCTTGTCGATGCCTTGTCGGCGCTGGAACAGCAGCAGCAGGCGGGCGCACTGTCCATGGCAGGCCTTGCCGCGAACCGCACAATTCTGGATCCCCGCCTGCACCTGGCACGACCTGCCGCCTGCCAGCAGGTGGCGGCTAGGACGCTGCGCGAGCTGCTTGCCGGCGACGAGGCGCTGGCCCCGACGGCCTTGCAGGATCCGCTGTCGGTCCGCTGCATGCCGTCTATCCATGGCGCCCTGATCCAGGCCATCGACCACGCTCGGTTGGCCGTAGAAATCGAACTCAACGCCGCTGCCGACAACCCGCTGGTGCTGGTCGATGATGCGCTTGTGCTGTCGACGGGCAATTTCCACACCGCGTCGCTGGCGCTTGCCTTCGAGACATTGGGTCTCGCCATCGCGCAGACGGCAGCGGCAAGTGCAGCGCGCTTTATTCAGCTCACCGGCTCGGGCCGCAACGGCCTGCCCAGATATCTGTCACCGCTGGGCGGGGTCTCCGCGGGCTTCGTGCCGCTGCAGAAGACCGCAACGGCGATCCTGACGGGTATCCGCCACAAGGCCAATCCGGTGATGCTCGACTTCCTGCCGGTGTCGGAAGGCGTCGAGGACCATGCGACGCAGACGCTTCTGGCCATCACCAAATGCGCCGATATGATCACGCTGTGGCGGCGGCTGATCGCGCTCGAACTGATGGCCGGCGCCCAGGCTGCCGACCTGCGCGAAGGCCTGACGCTGCCGCCGGCCACCGGCGTGATCCGTGCAGCGGTGCGCACCTTCGTTCAGCCGCTCAAGGAAGATCGGCCGCTCGGTCCTGAAGCCGAGGCGCTTTACGGCGCGCTCGCCGATGGCGGCTGGCTGGCCTGA